Part of the Sinomonas atrocyanea genome is shown below.
TGGAGGCCCGCACGTTCCTGAAGAAGCTGCAGCTCGACCTGGGCGTGACGACCGTCTTCGTCACCCACGACCAGGCCGAGGCCCTCGCGCTCGCCGACCGCATCGCGATCATGAAGGCCGGCAGGCTCCAGCAGCTCGGGACGCCGCGCGAGGTCTTCCAGCGCCCCGCCAACACGTTCGTGGCCTCGTTCGTCGGCTCCACGTCAATGAACCTCATCGAGGGCGTCGTCGTCTCGGGCGCGGTGGACATCGGCCGGCACCGGCTGCCGCTCCCTCCCGCTGCGGCCGGGCGGGTCGCCGAGGGCCAGAAGGTCACCTGGGGAGGACGGCCCGAGTACCTCTCACTCGTTCCGGCCGGCCAGGGCGAGTTCTCGGGCACGGTGACCGTCGCCGAGAACCTGGGGCCGCGGTGCTCGTCACCGTGGAGCTCCCCGAGGGAGCCATGGTGCAGGCCGTCGTGGGGGAGGACCTCGAGCCCGAGATCGGCTCCGCAGCCGGCGTCACGGTCGAGCCGCGCCGGACCCTGCTGTTCGACGCCGACGGCGTGCGGATCGGCGACTAGGTGCGGATCCGTCGGCTGCTGACGGTCGAGGACCAGGCCGAGGGCCCCTACGTCGAGGTGCCTTTCGAGGTCCACGGCGCTCGCAGTCTCGAGGTAGTCCTCGACTACGACACCTCGTCGGCGGTCATCGACCTCGGCTGCGAGGGGCCCGGGGGCTGGCGCGGCTGGTCGGGAGGGGCGAAGGAACGCTTCGTCATCACTGCCGAGCGCGCCTCGGGCGGCTACCTCGCAGGCGAGCTCGAGGACGGCGTGTGGAAGGTCGTGCTCGGCCTCCATCGCCTTCCCGCGGAAGGGGTCGAGGCGATCCTCGACATCCACCTCCCCGCCACCGGCGGTGTGGAGCCCGAGCCGGCGCCCCCTCGCCCCGCATCGGAGGCGAGAGGACGACGGCGGGACCTCCCGTCGTCGTCCGGGCTCACCTGGTTCGCGGGGGACTGCCACGCCCACACGCTCCACTCCGACGGGCGGCTCAGCCTGAAGCAGCTGGCCGCCCACGGCGCGGCAAGGAACCTCGACTTCCTCGCGGTGACGGAGCACAACACCGTCAGCCACTTCGCCGAGCTCGCCGGCACGGGGGCGGCGTACGGCATCACGCTCCTGCCCGGCCAGGAGGTCACCACCGCCCGCGGCCACGCGAACGCCTTCGGACGCATCGGATGGGTCGACTTCCGCCAACACCCGGACCGCTGGGTCGAGCAGGCCGAGGAGCAGGGCGGGTTCCTCTCCATCAACCATCCGATCGCGGACGACTGCGCGTGGCAGTGGCCGCTGACGCGCAGGCCGGCCCACGCCGAGATCATGCACTCGACGTGGCTCGCCCGGCCCGCCGACAGCGGGATCTGGGCGTGGTGGACCGCGTGGGGGACCGACGTCGTCCCGCTCGGCGGCGGAGACTTCCACCGCCCCGAGGACGGCCACCCGGTCGGTGCGCCGACAACGTGGGCGGCGGCCCACGACGCCGGCGAGGAGGCGGTGCTCGACGCCCTGAAGCAGGGGCGCACCGCGGTGAGCCTCGGGACCGACGGGCCGCTCCTGCTCCGCGTCGACGGGCAGCTGGTCGCGGTCGGCGCCGAGGGCACGGTCTTCGTCACGCTCGACGGACGACGGCGCGTGGTCCGCAGCGCGCACGAGGAGCTCCCCGACGGTGTGGGCCCGTACCGCCTCGAGACGCCCGACCGCCGCATCCTCGCCATCAGCCAGTGAACGGGTCCGCACCGCGGGCCGCTGGCACCACCTCTGGGAAGGAACGAGACGTGATCGACATTGCTGGCGCCCCGGTCAGCTTCGGCCTCTTCGCCCTCGGCGACGCCGAGGGCGGCACGCTCCCGGGTCCGGACGGGCTCTGCGCCGTCCTGGCCCGCCAGGGCTACACCGGGATCGACCTCGGACCACTCGGCTTCCTCGGCCGCGGCCGAGAGCTCACCGACCGGCTCGCACGCCACGGGCTCGCGCTCGCCGGCGGGTGGATCGACCTCCCGTTCACCGAGGACGAGCGTCTTCCCGCGGCCCTCGAGGTCCTCGAGACAGTGCTCGACGCGTTCGCCGAGGCCGCGGCGGGGGCCGGCGGGACGGCCCGCGCCGCCCTGCCGACGCTCGCGGACAGCGGGTCCGGAGTCCTCCGCCATCCCGGCACCGGGTGGCAGCCGGCACTCGACGAGGACCAGTGGCGCCGCCTGACGCGCAACATCCGGCTCGCCGTCGAACGCGTCCGGGCCCGGGGGTTCGAGCCGACCTTCCACCACCACGCCGGAACCTGGATCGAATCGCCGCAGGACATCGACCGGCTGCTCGAGGAGACCGACGTCGGCCTGACCCTGGACACCGGCCACCTCCTCCTCGCCGGCGGCGACCCCGTCGGCGCGCTCGCCCGCTGGGGGGACCGGATCAACCACGTGCACCTCAAGGACGCCCGCGTCGACGTCCTCCGTTCCGTGGCAGAGACCGGCGGCACGCTCCGTGACGTCTGGACGCGCGGAGCCTTCGTGCCGCTCGGGCACGGCGACCTCGACGTCGACGGCTTCATGGGCGGACTCCTCGGGCAGGGGTACGACGGGTGGCTCGTCATCGAGCAGGACCGTGTTCCCCGACCCGGCGAGGACCCCAGCGCCGTCGAGCGCGACCATGCCATCAACCGACACGCCCTCAGGAAGTGGATACCCTCATGACCGTCCTCCGCATCGGAGTCGTCGGACTCGGCGCCATCGCCCAGTCCGTCCACCTGCCCCTCCTCTCACGCCGCTGGGACCTCTTCGAGATCGCCGCGGTCGCCGACGCCTCCCCCTCGCTCCGGGCGAGCATCGGCGAGCAGTACGGAATCGGGCCCGGGCACCGGCACGAGAGCCTCGCCGCGCTCCTCGACTCGGAGAGCCTGGACGCCGTGGTGCTCCTGACCTCCGGCTCGCACGGCACCGACGCCCTCGCCGCGATCCGCCAAGGGGTCCCGGTCCTGTGCGAGAAGCCCCTCGCCTACTCGGTCCGGGAAGCGGAGGAGCTCCGCGCCGCCGAGGAGGCCCAGGGGCGCCCCATGCTCCTGCTCGGCTACATGAAGGAGTACGACCCCGCGGTGCTCGCCCTGGGCTCCACCCTGCCGCCGGCCGAGGGGGTCCGGTACGTCGGGGTCGAGGTCCTGCACCCGAGCGGGGCCTCGCAGCTCGCCTACGCGAACCTCCGCCCGGCTGCGGGGGACGTTCCCGCCGAGGCCCTGGCGCGGTTCCGGGACGCCGACCGGACCCACCTCGACGCAGCCCTCGGCGGGGAAGCGCCCGACCTTGCCCGCCGGCTCTACGCCAACGTGGTGCTCGGCAGCCTCATCCACGACATCGCCCTGGTCCGCTCGCTGTTCGGACCCCTCCGGACGGTGGAGGCCGTGCGCCACTGGGCCCCCCAGGACGACCCGGGATCGATCGAGGTCGCCGGAACCCTGGGCTCGGGCGCCCGGTTCCACCTCAACTGGCACTACATGGCGGACTACCCCGAGTACCGGGAGACCGTCACGGTCCATCACACGGAAGGGAGCGCCGAGCTCACGTTCGGCGTGCCCTACCTCCTCAACAGCCCCACGCGCCTGCGGACCGTCGAGCGCGAGGGCGCCGGCGTCGTCGTCCGCGAAAGGAACGACGTGACCGAAGCCTTCGAGACCGAATGGGAGGCGTTCCACGCCATGGTGACCCAGAAGCAGCCCCCGCCCACCGGGATCCCCGAGGGGACCACCGACCTGCGCACGGCCCAGAAGATCATGCGCGTGCTGCTGGACGGGATGGGCATGGAGGCCGCGGGAGAGGTGGCGGGGGCGTGACGATGACCAGCAGCGTCACGGCAGGGGGCCAGGACCAGGCCGCGGAGACGGGGATCGTCCTCGTGCCGCACACCCACTGGGACCGCGAGTGGTACGAGCCGTTCCACGTGTTCCGCTACCGGCTCGTCACCGTGCTCGACGCGGTGCTCGGGATGGCCGAGGCGGATCCCCGGTTCCGGTTCACCCTCGACGGCCAGACGGCTGCGATCGAGGACTACCTCGAGATCAGGCCCGAGAGCCGGGAACGGGTCGCGGCCGCCGTTGCCCGCGGCCAGCTCGCCCTCGGCCCCTGGCACATCCTCCTCGACGAGTTCCTCTGCTCGGGCGAGACGATCGTCCGGAACCTCCAGCTGGGCATGGCCGGCGCGCAGGCGCTCGGCGGCAGCATGGCGATCGGCTACCTGCCCGACATGTTCGGGCACGTCGCCCAGATGCCGCAGATCCTCCGGCGTGCTGGCATCGAGCATGCGAGCCTCTGGAGGGGGGTGCCGTCCGAGGTGGCAGAGCACTCCTTCCTCTGGGAGTCCCCGGACGGTTCCGCGGTGCGCGTCGAGTACCTCTTCGACGGCTACGGCAACGCCCTGGACCTCCTGGCCATCCCCGAGAAGATCCCCGCTGCGCTGGCCGGCTACCGCGACCGGACCCGCTCCCGCTGGGCCGGGGCCCCGATCCTGGGCATGCTCGGAACCGACCACATGGCCCCGGACCCACGCCTCATGGAGTGGGTGGACCGCTATGGGGACGAGCCCTTCCCCATCACGGTCGGAACGCTCGAGGACTACGTCCGCGGGCTGGGCCCCGACCGACCCGCCCGCACTATCCGGGGCGAGCTGCGCTCGCACGCCCGCGGCAACATCCTCCCCGGCGTCTTCTCGATCCGGCGCGGGCTGAAGACGGCGATGAGCCGCGCCGAATCGCTGGTCCTCGAGGCAGAGCGGCTCGCGGCAGCCCACACGGCGGCCGATTTCGAACCCTATCTGGGGATGGCCTGGCGCCGGATCATCGAGTCGAGCGCTCACGACTCCGTGGTCGGCTCAGGGACGGACGAGACCGTGCTGCAGGTCGACGCGCGGCTCCAGGAGGCCGCCCAGCTGGCCCGCTCGGTCCGCGATGACGTGCTCTCGCGGGTGACCCGGGACGTCCCGGAGGATGCCTTCTCGGTGGTCAACTCGCTGCCGTTCCCCCGCCCCGGCCTCGTCGAGCTGACCATCGCCCGCGGGAACGCGGACGCGCCCCTCGTCGCCGAGACAGCGGACGGGGCGATCCTTCCCGCGCAGCCCGTCGGCGAGCTGCCCACCGTGCTCGGAGACGAGACGATGGACGCCTCCGTCCTGGTGGCACGCGTGATGAACCGTATCCACGGGCGCGAGCTCTTCGGCCAGCTGATCGACGCCTACCGCATCGAGCCGGGGCTCCTCGAGTTCTCCGTGGCCGAGGTCCCTGCCGCGCCGGTGTTCGACATCGCCGAGTTCGCCTCCGCGCTGGAGGCCGCGGTGGGCAGCAGCCCCGGCCCGTGGCAGCTGAGGATCCTCGCCCAGCGCCGGACCCGCGTCCTCGTCGACGTGCCCGTGCCCGCCTCCGGGACCACCGCGCTGCGCGTGCGCCCGGGGACCGAGGTCGCGTGCCCCGGCGGCGTCCGCTGCGTCGACGGCGGCCTCGCCAACGGCGCCGTCACCGCGACCATCGAGGCGGACGGCACCCTGACGGTGAGCGCGGCCGACGGGACGATGCTGCGCGGGGTAGGCGCCTTGGTCGACGGCGGCGACAGCGGCGACACGTACAACTACGGGCCCCCAGCCAGGGACCTCCTGGTCAGCAGCCCGTCCGAGGTGGGGGTGGAGGTGCTCGAGGAGGGGCCGCTCCGCGCGGTCATCCGGGTAGTCCGCCACTACGCCTGGCCCCGGGCGCTCGACCCCGCAACCGGGGGCCGGTCCGAGGACACGGTGGACGTCCCCGTGGTGATGGATGTGGAGCTCCGGCGCGGGGAGCCGTTCGTCCGCCTCTCCGTGCGCTTCCGCAACCCGGCGGCCGACCACCGTCTGCGCCTGCATATTCCGTTGCCGGAATCTGTCTCGGGCTCGGCTTCGGAGGGCCAGTTCGCCGTGACGCGGCGTGGTCTCACGGCCGAGGGCGGAGGCGGCGAGCATCCCCTTCCGACCTTCCCCGCCTACCGGTTCATCTCGGCCGGCCCGGCCACGGTGCTCGTCCGGGAGGCGACCGAATACGAGATCGTCGACGCCTGCGAGATCGCCCTGACCGTGCTGCGGGCCGTCGGATCGATGAGCGTCAACGTCCACCCCCTCCGGGACGAGCCGGCTGCGGCAGAGATCCCCGTTCCCGGCGCCCAGGAGCTGGGCGCCGAGGTGGGCATCGAGCTCGCCGTCGTCCCCTCGGCGGAGGGCTGGTCCGAGGCGGGGGCCGTCCGGCTCTCTGAACTCTTCACCTCCCCGGTGGCCGCGGTGCGCGGTCTCGGGGGCCGCGGGGGGACGCTGCCCCGGCCGTCGGAGGGGCTGCGGCTCGAGGGCCACGGCACCCGCCTGACGAGCCTCCGGCGGGTCGGCGGAGCGCTGGAGGCCAGGCTCGTGCTCTTCGCGGACGAGCCGGAGGACGCGGTCCTCTCGGGGACCTTCTGCCGCGCCGCCACCGTCGACCTGACGGGAGCGGTGCTCGAGGACACGGCCGCCGAGGGGCGCCTCGCGCTCCGTCTGCAGCCCTGGGAGATCCGGACCGTGCGGCTCTCCTGAAGGACGTCTCTCCCGCCGGTCACCCGTGCCGGTCGAGCGCCGCGAGCAGGCGCTTGACCGAGCCGCCGAGGTTCCACGCGGCGGCGAGCCCCTCGAGCTCGCGGCGGGGGCCGCCGTCGACCGCGCGGAGCCGCGCCGCGGCGGCGTCGAGCGTGGGGAGGTCGAGGTCGCGGACCACGTTCACCACCGCGGGCGCCACGTCCAGGTAGTCCGCGGCGGCGGCGAGCTTGGCCCGCATCGGGGCGGGCAGCCCGCTGGCCGGGTCCTCCGCCGCCTCGAGGAGGCCCTCGAGCGTGCCGAAGCGGGCGAGCAGGGTCGCGGCGGACTTCTCGCCGATGCCCGCCACGCCGGGCAGCCCGTCCGAGGCGTCGCCGCGCAGCACCGCGTAGTCGGCGTACTGCTCGGGCAGCACGCGGTACTTGTCCACCACCACGGCGTCGGTGACGGTCTCGAGGTTCTTCATGCCGCGGGCGGTATAGACGACGCGCACGCCGCGGGCGTCGCTGACCACCTGGAAGAGGTCGCGGTCGCCGGTCACCACGTCCACGGGCAGTTCGGCGCGCGCGGCGTAGGTGCCGATGACGTCGTCCGCCTCGTGCTCGGGGGCACCGACGACGGCGATCCCGGCGAGGCCCAGCACGTGGCGGATCAGCGGGACCTGGGCGACGAGCCCCGCGGGGACCGTCTCGACGTCGGGGCCGTCCGCGACCTGCCGCTCCACGCGGTGGGCCTTGTAGGAGGGGATGAGGTCGACGCGCCACTGGGGGCGCCAGTCGTCGTCCCAACACGCCACGAGGTGCGTGGCGCCGAAGTCCGCGGTGAGCCGGGCGATCATGTCCAGCAGGCCCCGGACGGCATTGACCGGCGTCCCGTCCTCCCGCCTGATCGTCTCGGGCACGCCGTGGAAGGCACGGAAGTACAGCGAGGCGGTGTCGAGGAGCATCAGGCGCTCGGTCATAGCCCATCCTGACACGGACGTGGCGCGGGGCGGAGTCCTGGCTAGGGTCGAAACGCCTCTGGCGGCGGACGGATATGACTGATATTGTCATGCGACCGTCACCGCGCACCATGCGCAAGGCATGACCGGGCCAGGGCTCCAAACAGCGGAGCTGGCCCGTTTCCTTGCTCGGTGTCGGCACGCTGGATGTTCACAGAATTGAGGAGATCAATGGCGATCACCGTGGAATCACCGTCAGCCTCGGGGGGTCGGCCCGCAACGGCGCGACATCAGAAGGCCCCGGACCTCGGACGTCGAGAAGAGCAGGCGCTCCACGCCCTGGTCAAGGCGGGGATGAGCACGCAGACGGCTATGGAGCAGATCGTGCGCCTCGCCGCCGGAGACATCTGGTCGGGCTGAGTCGACGAGCCACGCGCCCTGCTGCCTGAGCGGGAGCGCCGCGGCGCTACGAGAGCCGCGCCTACTCTGCCGCGGAGAGCCCGCGCCCGATCAGGCTGCCCCCGAACCCGACCAGGAGCTCGCGGGGCGAGGCGAAGACCTCGGCCGCGCCCGCCTCCTCGAGTTCGGCGGCGCTGTACCCGCCGCACGCGAGCCCGATGGTCGGGATGCCCAGCGCTGAAGAGGCCTGCACGTCCCAGACGGCGTCGCCCACGAACACGACCTCGGATGCCTCCAGCCCTCCGGCCCTGAGCGCCGCCTCGAGGATGTCCGGCGCGGGCTTGGGCTCGTCCGCATCGGCCGAGCTGGTCGCCGCGTCCACCGACCCCTCGGCGTCCACCACCGAGCGCAGCACGGAGAGGTCCTGCTCGCGGGCCGAGGACGCCAGGACCACGGACAGGCCCGCCTCCTTGCAGCGCCCCAGCAGGTCGCGGGCCCCGTCGAAGGGCCGCAGGTGGGGCCAGAACGTGGAGAACACCGCCGCATGGGTGTCCAGGATCTCGCTGTCCTGCGACGCGTCCCGCTCCGGCCCGAGCAGGCGCTCCACGATCTTCTGCCCGCCCATCCCCACGAGGCGGTGGATCTCGTTCATCCGCACGTCGTGCCCGAAGCGGCGGAACCCGTGCCACCAGGCGAGCGTATGGAAATAGGTCGAGTCCACGAGGGTGCCGTCCACGTCGAAGAGGACGCCGCGAAGCGAGGTAGCCATGGCCCTTCCCTACCCCCGGCGGCCCCCGGCCAATCTGGCTAGGCTCGGAACCATGGGCTGGCACATCGGCACGTCGGGCTGGAGCTACGACCACTGGGAGCACGCCCTCTACCCGCCGCGCACCCGCCCCTGGGACCGCCTCGGCATCTACTCCGCGGCGTTCTCCACCGTGGAGCTCAACGCCAGCTTCTACCGCTGGCCGCGCACGACGGCGTTCGCCAGCTGGCGCCGTCGGCTCCCCGAAGGCTTCCTCCTCTCGGTCAAGGCCCCGCGCGGGCTGACCCATGCCAAGCGCCTCTACGCGCCCGAGGCCTGGGCCGGGCGCATCGCGGACTCATGGCACGAGCTGGGGCCGCGCC
Proteins encoded:
- a CDS encoding ABC transporter ATP-binding protein, producing the protein MAAITTRSLIKEYPGGVRGVDEMDVTIEDGEFFALLGPSGCGKTTLLRTIAGLEKSTSGTITIGDRDVTDLEPGQRHVAMVFQDYALFPHMSIADNISYPLKIQKVGRKERHAQASSVSEKLSLGGLLERRPGQLSGGQQQRVALARAVSSRPEVFLFDEPLSNLDARLRLEARTFLKKLQLDLGVTTVFVTHDQAEALALADRIAIMKAGRLQQLGTPREVFQRPANTFVASFVGSTSMNLIEGVVVSGAVDIGRHRLPLPPAAAGRVAEGQKVTWGGRPEYLSLVPAGQGEFSGTVTVAENLGPRCSSPWSSPREPWCRPSWGRTSSPRSAPQPASRSSRAGPCCSTPTACGSATRCGSVGC
- a CDS encoding CehA/McbA family metallohydrolase, with protein sequence MRIRRLLTVEDQAEGPYVEVPFEVHGARSLEVVLDYDTSSAVIDLGCEGPGGWRGWSGGAKERFVITAERASGGYLAGELEDGVWKVVLGLHRLPAEGVEAILDIHLPATGGVEPEPAPPRPASEARGRRRDLPSSSGLTWFAGDCHAHTLHSDGRLSLKQLAAHGAARNLDFLAVTEHNTVSHFAELAGTGAAYGITLLPGQEVTTARGHANAFGRIGWVDFRQHPDRWVEQAEEQGGFLSINHPIADDCAWQWPLTRRPAHAEIMHSTWLARPADSGIWAWWTAWGTDVVPLGGGDFHRPEDGHPVGAPTTWAAAHDAGEEAVLDALKQGRTAVSLGTDGPLLLRVDGQLVAVGAEGTVFVTLDGRRRVVRSAHEELPDGVGPYRLETPDRRILAISQ
- a CDS encoding TIM barrel protein, encoding MIDIAGAPVSFGLFALGDAEGGTLPGPDGLCAVLARQGYTGIDLGPLGFLGRGRELTDRLARHGLALAGGWIDLPFTEDERLPAALEVLETVLDAFAEAAAGAGGTARAALPTLADSGSGVLRHPGTGWQPALDEDQWRRLTRNIRLAVERVRARGFEPTFHHHAGTWIESPQDIDRLLEETDVGLTLDTGHLLLAGGDPVGALARWGDRINHVHLKDARVDVLRSVAETGGTLRDVWTRGAFVPLGHGDLDVDGFMGGLLGQGYDGWLVIEQDRVPRPGEDPSAVERDHAINRHALRKWIPS
- a CDS encoding Gfo/Idh/MocA family oxidoreductase → MTVLRIGVVGLGAIAQSVHLPLLSRRWDLFEIAAVADASPSLRASIGEQYGIGPGHRHESLAALLDSESLDAVVLLTSGSHGTDALAAIRQGVPVLCEKPLAYSVREAEELRAAEEAQGRPMLLLGYMKEYDPAVLALGSTLPPAEGVRYVGVEVLHPSGASQLAYANLRPAAGDVPAEALARFRDADRTHLDAALGGEAPDLARRLYANVVLGSLIHDIALVRSLFGPLRTVEAVRHWAPQDDPGSIEVAGTLGSGARFHLNWHYMADYPEYRETVTVHHTEGSAELTFGVPYLLNSPTRLRTVEREGAGVVVRERNDVTEAFETEWEAFHAMVTQKQPPPTGIPEGTTDLRTAQKIMRVLLDGMGMEAAGEVAGA
- a CDS encoding alpha-mannosidase, with amino-acid sequence MTSSVTAGGQDQAAETGIVLVPHTHWDREWYEPFHVFRYRLVTVLDAVLGMAEADPRFRFTLDGQTAAIEDYLEIRPESRERVAAAVARGQLALGPWHILLDEFLCSGETIVRNLQLGMAGAQALGGSMAIGYLPDMFGHVAQMPQILRRAGIEHASLWRGVPSEVAEHSFLWESPDGSAVRVEYLFDGYGNALDLLAIPEKIPAALAGYRDRTRSRWAGAPILGMLGTDHMAPDPRLMEWVDRYGDEPFPITVGTLEDYVRGLGPDRPARTIRGELRSHARGNILPGVFSIRRGLKTAMSRAESLVLEAERLAAAHTAADFEPYLGMAWRRIIESSAHDSVVGSGTDETVLQVDARLQEAAQLARSVRDDVLSRVTRDVPEDAFSVVNSLPFPRPGLVELTIARGNADAPLVAETADGAILPAQPVGELPTVLGDETMDASVLVARVMNRIHGRELFGQLIDAYRIEPGLLEFSVAEVPAAPVFDIAEFASALEAAVGSSPGPWQLRILAQRRTRVLVDVPVPASGTTALRVRPGTEVACPGGVRCVDGGLANGAVTATIEADGTLTVSAADGTMLRGVGALVDGGDSGDTYNYGPPARDLLVSSPSEVGVEVLEEGPLRAVIRVVRHYAWPRALDPATGGRSEDTVDVPVVMDVELRRGEPFVRLSVRFRNPAADHRLRLHIPLPESVSGSASEGQFAVTRRGLTAEGGGGEHPLPTFPAYRFISAGPATVLVREATEYEIVDACEIALTVLRAVGSMSVNVHPLRDEPAAAEIPVPGAQELGAEVGIELAVVPSAEGWSEAGAVRLSELFTSPVAAVRGLGGRGGTLPRPSEGLRLEGHGTRLTSLRRVGGALEARLVLFADEPEDAVLSGTFCRAATVDLTGAVLEDTAAEGRLALRLQPWEIRTVRLS
- a CDS encoding 5'-3' exonuclease codes for the protein MTERLMLLDTASLYFRAFHGVPETIRREDGTPVNAVRGLLDMIARLTADFGATHLVACWDDDWRPQWRVDLIPSYKAHRVERQVADGPDVETVPAGLVAQVPLIRHVLGLAGIAVVGAPEHEADDVIGTYAARAELPVDVVTGDRDLFQVVSDARGVRVVYTARGMKNLETVTDAVVVDKYRVLPEQYADYAVLRGDASDGLPGVAGIGEKSAATLLARFGTLEGLLEAAEDPASGLPAPMRAKLAAAADYLDVAPAVVNVVRDLDLPTLDAAAARLRAVDGGPRRELEGLAAAWNLGGSVKRLLAALDRHG
- a CDS encoding HAD family hydrolase: MATSLRGVLFDVDGTLVDSTYFHTLAWWHGFRRFGHDVRMNEIHRLVGMGGQKIVERLLGPERDASQDSEILDTHAAVFSTFWPHLRPFDGARDLLGRCKEAGLSVVLASSAREQDLSVLRSVVDAEGSVDAATSSADADEPKPAPDILEAALRAGGLEASEVVFVGDAVWDVQASSALGIPTIGLACGGYSAAELEEAGAAEVFASPRELLVGFGGSLIGRGLSAAE